AACTCGGGCAGGTCGGCCGCGCCCTCCGGCGCGATGAGCACGAGCCGGTTGCCCAAGAGCGTGAGCGTCGCGCCCTCTCTCAGCGCGCCTTCGGCCTCGAGCCAGTCGATCCACGCCGTGTTGGCCAGGATCACCACGTCGGCGGGCGCACCCTGCGCGACCTGCCGCGCGATGCTGCCCGATCCGCCGTAGGAGATCACCGCGTCACCGGGCCATGCGACGCGCATCTCCTCCAAGGCCCCGCTCAGCGACGCCGCGGCGAAGACCCTCAGCGGCTCGGCCCCGGCGGCCTGGACCGAAACGAGGCAAATACTTGTGAGAAAGGCGAAAAAACGGATCATGGGCCGCAGTATTTCGCAAAGCTTCCCCCCGCACAAGCGGTGGCGGCCTGTGGCCCCTTTGCCGAACCGCGCCGCGCCCTGCCCGCTTCCCTCTGGCGAAACCGGGGCGATCCGCAATATCCTGCGGGAAAGATATTGAAGTCCACCAAGCGGATAGGCACCATGGCCGGTCAGGCCCCCATCGCCCTCGAGGGCTACGACAAGAGCGAGATGCGGTCGCAATTCGCGGCGCTCTGCTTTCGCATGCGACAGGACAAGCCCGAGATCCTGCTCGTCACGACGCGCGGATCGGGGCGGTGGATCCTGCCCAAGGGATGGCCCATGCCCGGCAAGACCCCGGCCGAAGCCGCCCTCATCGAGGCGTGGGAGGAAGCGGGCGTGAAGGGCAAGGCCTATGATCGCTGTCTCGGCGTGTTTTCCTATGCCAAGTCGCTGCACCCGTCGCACGAGGCGCCGTGCCTCGCGCTGGTCTATCCGGTCAAGGTCAAGACCCTGCTCGCCAAATTTCCCGAATCCGATCAGCGCAAGCGCAAGTGGATGCGCCCGAAACGCGCGGCCAAGGCCGTCGCCGAACCCGAGCTTGCGCAGCTCCTGCGCAATTTCGACCCGCGCGTGCTGGACAAGCCCGCGCATAGTTCAAGTTGAATTCGCACCCCGGATCGCTATCTAATTCCCTAGCTGTGCAACCGGAAGAGACATGATCAAGTTCACCCTCAGATGCCCTGACGACCACCGCTTCGAAAGCTGGTTCAAGTCGGATGCCGCCTACGACGCGCTGCGGGAGTCGGGCCATATCTCCTGTGCCGTCTGCGGCAGCACCGATGTCGAGAAGGCGCTGATGGCCCCGCGCGTGCAGGAAAGCCGTGCCCGCCCGGCCCGGCCCGAGGCACGCCCCACGCCCGAGACGATGGCCCGCGCGATCGCCGAGATCCGCAAGCATGTCGAAGCGAATTCCGATTATGTCGGCGGCAATTTCGCGCGCGAGGCACGCGACATGCACGAGGGTGTCGTGCCCGAACGCGCCATCCATGGCGAGGCCCGCCCCGAGGAGGCCCGGCGCCTGATCGAAGATGGCGTGCCCATCGCCCCCCTGCCCTTCACCCCGAAGGCCAGGATCAACTGAAAGGCGAAGAGATGCATGTCGTCATCACCGGGGCCAGCCGGGGCATCGGCAAGGCGCTGGCCGAACGCTACGCCGGCGCTGGCGCCCGCGTGACTGGGACGAGCCGGTCGGACGGCGGCGATGCAACGCTCGACGTGACCGACCCCAAGAGCCATGCTGCCTTTGCAAGCTCGCTCGGCCACGACGCGGTCGATCTCCTGGTCTGCAATGCAGGCATATATCCCGACAAGGGAGAGACGCTCGACACGGGCTATCCGCCGGCGATGTGGGCCGAGGCGATGGCCACCAACGTGACCGGCGTTTTCCTGTCGATTCAATCGCTTCTCCCGCATCTTTCGCGCAGTGACCGCCCGCGCGTCGCGATCATCTCGAGCCAGATGGCCAGCGATACGCTCGCGCCGGGCGGAAGCTATGTCTACCGCGCGTCGAAGGCCGCGGTGCTCAACCTCGGCCGCAACCTAGCCACCGACCTCGCGCCGCGGGGCATCGCAGTGGGCATTTACCATCCGGGCTGGGTGCGCACGGACATGGGCGGCGACAGCGCCGCCATTTCACCCACCGAGTCCGCCGACGGGCTGCATGCGCGGTTCGATGAGCTCGACCTCGACACGACCGGCTGTTTCAGAACATGGGACGGACGGGAGCACCCGTTTTGACCTCTTTCAGGATCAGGCAATGACCGGCGGCACCGATCTCGACGCGCTTCTGGCGGGCATGCGACCCACGCTCGCGCCCGAAACCTATGTCTTCGCCACCCGGCCCGATGGCACATGGCCCGATACGCTACGCCCCCGCATGATCTTTCACGAAGCCGAGGGCACGACCCTCGTCATCACGCGGTCCGAGGCCGAAGCGGCCGGGCTGGATCACGAATTTCCCTGCCGGATGATCACGCTCGACATCCATTCCGCGCTTCATGCGGTGGGCTTCATCGCCCGCATCGCGACCGAACTCGCGGCGCACGGGATGGGGGTGAACCCCGTCGCGGGGTTCTTCCACGATCATCTTTTCGTGCCCGAGGACCGGGCCGGGGATGCCATGGCGATCCTCGAGAATCTCTCGCGCGAAGGCTGAACCGGAGGGCGTGAAAAAGCCGCGCGGAACGCTCTTCCGCGCGGCACCATCTGTCGGATCGCCGCACGCCGTGGCGCGCGGCATCGCGGGCCTTAATGCACCGTCACCGGATGCAGGTCATTCTGCCGCGCCAGCACGAAGGCCATCCCGCGCTCCCGCACCAGGGCGAGTCGCTCGCCCATGGCGCTGTGAACGGCATAGATCGTCTCGGCACCGGGCAATTGCGCCCGGATCTCCTCGGGCAGTTCCGAGACGGCGACGGGGCGGACATAGGCGATGCGCGCCTCGTCGGTCATGTTGAAGTCATAGGGCGTATTCATGACGTCTGTCCTTTCTCTATACGTATGGTC
This window of the Roseovarius sp. SCSIO 43702 genome carries:
- a CDS encoding ACT domain-containing protein is translated as MTGGTDLDALLAGMRPTLAPETYVFATRPDGTWPDTLRPRMIFHEAEGTTLVITRSEAEAAGLDHEFPCRMITLDIHSALHAVGFIARIATELAAHGMGVNPVAGFFHDHLFVPEDRAGDAMAILENLSREG
- a CDS encoding DUF1150 family protein, encoding MNTPYDFNMTDEARIAYVRPVAVSELPEEIRAQLPGAETIYAVHSAMGERLALVRERGMAFVLARQNDLHPVTVH
- a CDS encoding NUDIX hydrolase, with protein sequence MAGQAPIALEGYDKSEMRSQFAALCFRMRQDKPEILLVTTRGSGRWILPKGWPMPGKTPAEAALIEAWEEAGVKGKAYDRCLGVFSYAKSLHPSHEAPCLALVYPVKVKTLLAKFPESDQRKRKWMRPKRAAKAVAEPELAQLLRNFDPRVLDKPAHSSS
- a CDS encoding SDR family NAD(P)-dependent oxidoreductase, with the protein product MHVVITGASRGIGKALAERYAGAGARVTGTSRSDGGDATLDVTDPKSHAAFASSLGHDAVDLLVCNAGIYPDKGETLDTGYPPAMWAEAMATNVTGVFLSIQSLLPHLSRSDRPRVAIISSQMASDTLAPGGSYVYRASKAAVLNLGRNLATDLAPRGIAVGIYHPGWVRTDMGGDSAAISPTESADGLHARFDELDLDTTGCFRTWDGREHPF
- a CDS encoding DUF1178 family protein gives rise to the protein MIKFTLRCPDDHRFESWFKSDAAYDALRESGHISCAVCGSTDVEKALMAPRVQESRARPARPEARPTPETMARAIAEIRKHVEANSDYVGGNFAREARDMHEGVVPERAIHGEARPEEARRLIEDGVPIAPLPFTPKARIN